CGAGCGTTCGGTGACGTTCCGGGCGAACTCCTCGTACCCGACGATGTCGATGGTCCGCTCGTAGACGGTGTAGTTCCAGGCGTCGAAGCTGCCGCCGCTGGGGCCCAGCGTCTTCGACTGGGGCACCCGGAGGTCACTGGGCGGTTTCGGGTGTGGCCCTTTCAGTTCGACGCCCTTTCGCTCGGCCGACTCCTTGATGTCGGAGACGACGTCGTCGAGGCGGTAGCGGTTCCCACTGGTGAGCGTCAGGGTCGTGACGAAGGGCATCTCTCTACGGATGCAGGCCGGCCGGGGTCAAAAGGGCATCTCTTTGCGCGCGCGTCCGTCGTCCGGGCT
This DNA window, taken from Haloarcula ordinaria, encodes the following:
- a CDS encoding uS10/mL48 family ribosomal protein gives rise to the protein MPFVTTLTLTSGNRYRLDDVVSDIKESAERKGVELKGPHPKPPSDLRVPQSKTLGPSGGSFDAWNYTVYERTIDIVGYEEFARNVTERSFPAGVHVEVDVEQRQQVGSGS